One genomic segment of Anguilla anguilla isolate fAngAng1 chromosome 2, fAngAng1.pri, whole genome shotgun sequence includes these proteins:
- the dhrs7cb gene encoding dehydrogenase/reductase (SDR family) member 7Cb, translated as MGFTFVLVLPALVVMVAGVYYLYNEVIRLMSKSVVRNKVVVITDAVSGVGTECAKLFHKGGARLILCGKSWDKLESLSDDLSSASDPSVTFTPKLVLLDFSDMDSMPDVVTEVLECYGCVDVLICNSSLKIKAPVQTLSLEMDKTIMDTNYFGPITLAKGVLQSMISRRTGQFLLVNSIQGKLAVPFRTAYAASKHAVQAFFDCLRAEVEEYGISVSTISHTFITAQDSTPLPKTKKTLCSLFSRHGVYPAELAEEILRTVSRKKKEVLMAHPLPMAALYIRSFFPSLFFAVVAAGVKDAAIAEQLQ; from the exons ATGGGATTCACATTTGTTCTGGTCTTGCCAGCGCTGGTAGTGATGGTCGCAGGCGTCTATTACCTGTACAACGAAGTAATCAGGTTAATGTCAAAGTCTGTGGTGCGGAACAAAGTGGTTGTGATAACAGATGCCGTGTCAGGAGTGGGAACCG AGTGCGCCAAGCTCTTTCATAAGGGAGGGGCCAGGCTGATCCTGTGCGGGAAAAGCTGGGATAAGTTAGAGTCTCTGTCAGATGACCTCAGCAGTGCGTCAGACCCCAGTGTG ACATTCACACCAAAGCTGGTGCTGCTGGATTTCAGTGACATGGACAGCATGCCAGATGTGGTCACCGAGGTGCTGGAGTGCTATGGCTGCGTGGATGTGCTCATCTGCAACAGCAGCCTGAAAATCAAGGCACCCGTGCAGACCCTGTCTCTGGAGATGGACAAAACCATCATGGACACAAACTACTTTGGTCCTATCACTTTAGCTAAAG GTGTCCTGCAGTCTATGATCTCAAGGAGGACCGGTCAATTTTTACTAGTGAACAGCATTCAGGGAAAACTGGCTGTACCCTTTCGCACTGCTT ACGCTGCCTCCAAACATGCTGTCCAGGCCTTCTTTGACTGCCTGCGGGCGGAAGTGGAGGAGTATGGGATCTCGGTCAGCACTATCAGCCACACCTTCATTACTGCCCAGGACAGCACGCCATTACCCAAGACTAAAAAGACCCTCTGTTCAC TCTTTTCCAGGCATGGGGTTTACCCGGCAGAACTGGCTGAGGAGATTCTGAGGACTgtcagcaggaagaagaaggaagTGCTTATggctcaccccctccccatggCTGCTCTCTACATCAGATCCTTCTTCCCGAGCCTCTTCTTTGCGGTGGTGGCAGCTGGGGTTAAGGATGCGGCCATTGCAGAGCAGTTGCAATAG